One part of the Marinihelvus fidelis genome encodes these proteins:
- a CDS encoding NnrS family protein, whose product MKRWVPFAYGFRPFFLLAGVYAVVAILLWVSSWPSSDRAFFGQPAMYWHGHEMIFGFIGAAIAGFMLTAVPSWTGQKGFGGWPLVVLTVAWLIGRLAFFMGDVLPLALVALFELAFLPGLAILIGPSLARTANRNRPLLLVLLAFWLLDAVFLYGTWMSQPMLCAMALRGALGLVMVLITVIGGRIVPAFTGNALRGSGIETTMRSPAVLARCTIAATVAWAIAVAISPVAMITAVIAALAAGLHGVRMLGWQGVKTLRMPIVWVLHLAYAWIPIGLLLHAVSIASGVAWAGQWLHALGAGAAGMMILAVMTRAALGHTGRPLKVGKRIVVAYIALTLAVAVRVFASSTGMLEYSPAIHLAGGLWVFAYGLFVLVYAPVLLLPRVDRKPG is encoded by the coding sequence ATGAAACGCTGGGTACCTTTCGCATACGGGTTTCGCCCCTTTTTCCTGCTCGCGGGGGTGTATGCCGTCGTCGCGATCCTGCTGTGGGTGTCGAGCTGGCCGTCGTCTGACCGCGCGTTCTTCGGGCAGCCGGCCATGTACTGGCATGGTCATGAAATGATTTTCGGTTTCATCGGCGCGGCGATCGCCGGTTTCATGCTCACCGCGGTACCCAGCTGGACCGGGCAGAAGGGGTTTGGAGGCTGGCCGCTGGTCGTTTTGACCGTGGCCTGGCTGATCGGGCGATTGGCATTTTTCATGGGCGATGTGTTGCCGCTGGCCCTGGTCGCATTGTTCGAACTGGCTTTCTTGCCCGGGCTGGCCATCCTGATTGGGCCCAGCCTGGCGCGTACCGCCAATCGGAACCGGCCGCTGTTGCTTGTGCTCCTGGCGTTCTGGCTACTGGACGCGGTGTTCCTGTACGGGACCTGGATGTCCCAGCCCATGCTATGCGCAATGGCCCTGCGTGGCGCGCTGGGCCTGGTAATGGTGCTAATCACGGTCATCGGTGGGCGCATCGTCCCTGCATTTACTGGGAACGCCCTGCGTGGATCGGGAATTGAAACAACCATGCGCTCACCGGCTGTTCTGGCTCGTTGCACGATTGCCGCGACGGTGGCCTGGGCGATTGCCGTAGCGATATCACCCGTCGCCATGATTACGGCCGTCATCGCCGCGTTGGCGGCGGGACTGCACGGCGTACGCATGCTGGGCTGGCAAGGAGTGAAGACCCTGCGCATGCCGATAGTTTGGGTGCTTCACCTGGCTTATGCGTGGATACCCATTGGGTTGCTGCTGCACGCGGTATCGATCGCCAGTGGCGTCGCCTGGGCGGGGCAGTGGCTCCATGCGTTGGGCGCGGGAGCCGCCGGCATGATGATTCTGGCCGTGATGACTCGCGCCGCCCTGGGCCATACGGGGCGGCCACTGAAAGTCGGAAAGCGAATTGTCGTCGCCTACATTGCACTGACCCTGGCGGTCGCGGTCCGTGTCTTCGCCAGTTCCACCGGCATGCTGGAATATTCGCCGGCCATTCACCTGGCCGGAGGACTATGGGTGTTTGCCTATGGGCTGTTTGTACTGGTCTACGCGCCGGTGCTGTTGTTACCCCGCGTTGACAGAAAACCCGGTTGA
- a CDS encoding Gfo/Idh/MocA family protein codes for MSDPTRKVRWGVLSTARIGIEKVIPALQASRYGDVRAIASRNPDSARAAASALGIATAHGSYEALLVDRDIDAIYIPLPNHMHVPWTVRAIEAGKHVLCEKPIALDANQARALVDATRSRPDLKVMEAFMYRFHPQWQAAKARVADGGLGELRAIQSWFSYFNDDPDNIRNHAAIGGGALMDIGCYNVSLSRFLFGAEPLRVMATMDRDPRFGVDRLTAGVLQFEAGTSAFTCSTQAAPYQRMLAVGTTGRLEIEIPFNAPPDRACTAWLHDGSGAETLTFDACDQYTLQGDAFARAVLDDTLAPTPLDDAVANMAVIDALVHSAESGRWESPTAS; via the coding sequence ATGAGTGATCCGACACGAAAAGTCCGCTGGGGCGTGCTCAGCACCGCCCGCATCGGTATAGAAAAAGTCATACCGGCGCTGCAGGCCAGCCGGTATGGCGACGTCAGGGCGATCGCTTCGCGAAACCCGGATTCTGCCCGGGCCGCGGCCTCGGCACTGGGTATTGCCACCGCCCATGGCAGCTATGAAGCGTTGCTGGTCGACCGGGATATCGACGCCATCTACATCCCGCTGCCTAATCACATGCACGTGCCGTGGACCGTTCGCGCGATCGAGGCCGGAAAGCATGTGCTGTGCGAAAAGCCCATCGCGCTGGATGCCAACCAGGCCCGGGCCCTGGTCGACGCGACCCGGTCACGCCCCGACCTGAAAGTGATGGAAGCCTTCATGTACCGGTTCCACCCGCAGTGGCAGGCGGCGAAGGCACGGGTGGCCGATGGTGGCCTGGGCGAGTTGCGTGCGATCCAGTCATGGTTTTCCTATTTCAACGACGACCCGGACAACATTCGTAACCACGCGGCGATCGGTGGCGGAGCACTGATGGATATCGGCTGCTACAACGTGTCCCTGTCCCGCTTCCTGTTCGGGGCCGAGCCGCTGCGGGTGATGGCCACGATGGATCGCGATCCGCGCTTCGGCGTGGACCGGCTGACGGCCGGGGTGCTCCAGTTCGAGGCCGGTACATCTGCGTTTACCTGCAGCACCCAGGCGGCGCCGTACCAGCGAATGCTGGCGGTGGGAACAACAGGGCGGCTGGAGATCGAGATACCGTTCAACGCGCCGCCGGACAGGGCCTGCACGGCGTGGCTTCACGATGGTTCAGGTGCTGAAACGCTGACCTTTGATGCCTGCGACCAGTACACCCTGCAGGGCGACGCCTTCGCGCGCGCCGTGCTGGACGATACGCTGGCGCCAACGCCGCTGGACGATGCGGTGGCCAACATGGCGGTCATCGACGCCTTGGTGCATAGCGCGGAATCCGGCCGGTGGGAATCGCCGACCGCATCATGA